A single window of Bradyrhizobium daqingense DNA harbors:
- the istB gene encoding IS21-like element ISBj11 family helper ATPase IstB, translating into MSTTNVVDTARLNLLLNELRLPAIKALWPQFAEQSDKEGWPAARFLATIAEHEIAERGRRRIERHLVEARLPTGKTFDSFDFEAVPMISKAQMTALAAGDGWLGKGANLLLFGPPGGGKSHLAAAIGLALIENGWRVLFTRTTDLVQKLQVARRELNLEGAINRLDRFDLVILDDLAYVTKDQAETSVLFELISARYERRSLLITANQPFGEWNKVFPDPAMTLAAIDRLVHHATIVEMNVESYRRRTALERKRGPGRPPEHATQKTLA; encoded by the coding sequence ATGAGCACAACCAACGTAGTCGACACCGCGCGCCTCAATCTGTTGCTCAACGAGCTGCGGCTGCCCGCCATCAAGGCGCTGTGGCCGCAATTTGCCGAGCAATCCGATAAAGAAGGCTGGCCGGCGGCGCGCTTCCTCGCCACCATTGCCGAGCACGAGATCGCTGAGCGCGGCCGCCGCCGCATCGAGCGCCATCTCGTCGAGGCGCGGCTGCCTACCGGAAAGACCTTTGACAGCTTCGACTTCGAGGCCGTGCCGATGATCTCCAAGGCGCAAATGACCGCACTCGCCGCCGGCGACGGCTGGCTCGGCAAGGGCGCCAATCTGCTGCTGTTTGGTCCGCCCGGTGGAGGCAAGAGCCACTTGGCGGCAGCAATCGGCTTGGCCCTCATCGAGAACGGATGGCGCGTCCTGTTCACCCGCACCACCGATCTCGTGCAGAAGCTCCAGGTGGCTCGCCGCGAGCTCAACCTCGAGGGCGCCATCAACCGCCTCGATCGCTTCGATCTCGTCATCTTGGACGATCTTGCCTATGTCACCAAGGACCAGGCCGAGACCAGTGTGCTGTTCGAGCTCATCAGCGCACGCTACGAGCGACGCTCTTTGCTGATCACCGCCAATCAGCCCTTTGGAGAATGGAACAAGGTCTTTCCGGACCCAGCTATGACCCTCGCGGCGATCGATCGCCTTGTTCACCACGCCACCATCGTCGAGATGAACGTCGAGAGCTATCGCAGGCGGACTGCCCTCGAGCGAAAGCGTGGTCCAGGGCGGCCACCGGAGCACGCGACACAAAAAACGCTCGCTTGA